The Leclercia sp. AS011 genomic interval AAATCATTATTGATCTTGATGCGCCTGTTGTTGATTCCGGTGTTGCCTGGATCATAAAGATTAATACTGATTTAGTAGGGTGACATAATGAATCTGGAAATCAATAGCATATGGGATATTACTGGCATTGATGGTACTAAGGATAGCCGTTGCCGAATTCTTGCACTTTACTACGAAGTAAACATTTGCGTGATATATGAAATTACAGAAGACATACAAAAAATTAGAATGCCAAAATCCATTTTTATTTCCGACTTTCACGAATCAATTTTAGCCCACAAAAGTAAACTTTCAAATTTTGATATTCCTGCAGGCCTGACAAACATGAAAGCAAAATACCATTAAAACATCGGGTGAAACGTGATAATAACTTTCTTTTAATACAAGGATTAATTGAAGAACCTCTATTTTTGCTTGAGTTAATCAGCAACCAAAGAAGTGGAATTTTGACAGAACATGCCAAATCCCATAACACTTATAGTAATAAAATATATCGCTTTCTGAATAAATACTGGATGTATGGTCAGATTAAAAATGCATTGCTTCCTGCCTGGTATAACAGTGGAGGGAAGGGGGTAAATCGCATCGCTGGAGATGTGAAACGTGGTTCACCGGGTAAAATCTCACCATTTATGGATGCTAAATCTGTATACAGAAATGTATCGGAGGAAGATAAAAAGATATTCATCAAAAGTATCAGGGAATTCAGCACTAAGGGTAAGAAAAAAAGTCTTCATTCCATTTATGATGATATGTCTAAGCATTATTATCGTAATGAGATTTATCAGGCTGAGAAGGAAAATATCCAGCCCGTACTTCCTTCATATGACTCATTTCGTTACTGGATTAAAAAGCTTATTCCCGAGAGCGAACTTGTACAATATCAATCCTCATCCAAAAATTTCGCGTTAAATAAAAGAGCTCTTATTGGGAGCGCGACTGACCATACTGAAGTTCCCGGAAGCTGCTTTGAACTGGATGCAACAGTACTTGATGTTCATATAGTTTCTTCCTTTAATCGGGAATGGATACTGGGGCGACCGACGGTTTACCTTGTTATTGATAAAGAAAGTCGGATGGTTGTCGGGCTACATGTTTCAATGGAGTATGCTTCCTGGCGTGCAGGCCGACAAGCACTGGTTAATGCATTCACAAATAAAAAAAGATATTGCTCTCAATTTGGTCTTCAGATAGATGATGCAGAATGGCCATGTCATCATTTACCACAAAAGTTACTTTGCGACAGAGGCGAATTTGTCTGTGAGCAGCCAGAAATTCTCGTTGTTCCTGTCATCGGCACTTTGCTTATTGCACCTTCAGGGCGTGCTGACATGAAAGGAATAGTTGAACGTCATTTTAAAATTTTGAACGATAATTTAGTTCATCAGTTGTCTGGGACAACTAATGGTAAAACATATGTTAGGGGTGAAAAAGATCCCAGACTGGATGCTTGCTTTACCCTACAAGAAGTAACAGTTTTATTAATTGAACAAATTCTGGAGCACAATCATTCCACTAAAAATACACTTTTAAAACAGTCAAGTTTGATGGTTGCAACGGATTTACCACTCACACCGCAAAACTATTGGAACATCCACTTAAATAATCATAGACATGCTTTACGTTGTGCAAGTGAATCGGAAATCCGGTCACAGTTGCTTCCACCGATTACAGTGTCTATGACTGATAGAGGGATCAGGTTGAATAAAGAGATGTTCTATCAGTGGGATTCGCCAGAATTTTCAGATCTGAAAATTATCGCCAGAAATTCTGGGCGCTGGAAACTGGAGGCCCGAGTGGATCAAGATAACTCAGATTTCATCTATGTGAAAATGTTTGATGGTGGTAGTTTTGTGCGTTGTGACCTGATGCGTATGTCAGCACTATTTGGTAAAAAACACAATGCAGATATTGAATGTGTGATGGATTGGAATAAAAGAAGAACATCACTTCCTGATATAACTATGCAATCTGTTAAAAGATATGACGTGCAGCAAGAGATAATTCATAAGGCAGAAAAAAATCAAAAAGAAGCTAAAACTACTAAATCTAAAAGTCAGAGACTGAAAAAAATCAGTCAGCATCGCCAGGATGCTATCAAATCTTCAAGATTCAATGAAGATGAATTCATTTCAGAGATAGATTATGTAGATGATGTCTTATCAAATCAATACAAAAAAATAAAAAGTAATCAAATTTCACAACTCAAAAGGATTAGAACTAAAAGTAATGAGGATAAAGCAGGGTAGTATCATGTTAATGCTTTGCTCTTTATGAGATTTATCAATTATGCATGGTATAGATTTGTATAAATAACATGATGGGGGTTAAATGAGAGTTGTAACAGCTAGCTATCACTTAGCTATTCTCCCTGAGCATCAGGGGAATCCGCTAATTGAGTCATTGCCAAAAAAAGTTTCAGATGCTGATCTCGGCATCCAACTGAGTAGCTATCCGAATGCAACACCCCAGGAAAGGAAACTTGAACCAATATTCCGCACGGAGTATTTAGCAAGGTTAAAAGATCTCAGGCAGCCTCTTCCTGTCTACATTAATTGTTTCAGAGCAATTGAAACAGCAATAAAGGAAGGATACTCGACAAAAAATCCACTTTCGCCAACAACAGCTAATTATATCCATTATATGGTAGACAATCGTCCCGAGATTTCTCCAGTTACAGGTTTTTTTAGTCCTAAGGGATGTGGGATTACTGTTATTGGAGAGAGTGGAGTTGGTAAAACATGCATGCTGGAACAGATCCTCAATTGTTATCCCGACGTTATTGAACATAAAAGCTATAATCGTGAAGACATCTTCATCAGGCAAGTTGTGTGGTTGAAAGTTGACTGTCCTGCGGACTCAAGTATTAAGGCTCTTTGTTATAGTATATTAACTGAGCTGGATAATAAACTAGGTAGTGTCCCTGTCAAACGGGCTGCGACAATTCCATTGTTGCTTGAGCAAATAGAAGCGAGGATTAAATCTTGTTTTCTTGGGATTCTGGTTATAGACGAAATGCAGAATCTCAATCTTGCAAAAACAGGAGGTGCAGACAGACTCTTAAGTTTCATTCATAGCCTGGTCAATAATCTTGGTATACCTGTATTGTTTTGTGCTAATCCACCATTCAATGAGTTACTTGCTAAAACTCTCAAAACTGCACGACGGGCAGAGAGCAACGGGTATTTCGAAATTACATTGCTGGAAAATGATGATGAATGGATGCTTTTTATCGAAGAGTTATGGCTTTTACAATGGACGCGAGTTTATACCCCCCTGACACCTGAATTAAGTGATAAACTTTTTGAGCTGAGCGTGGGCAACATCGAACTCGCTGTCAGGATTTTCCGTGAGTGTCAACGACTCCTTATTGGACAGGCAAATGAGGAAATAACCCCTGAAGTACTTGATTATAGTGCATCCACATCAATTAGAGCATCCAAACAGGCTGTGGATGAAATACGTTTAAAACGGTCTCTTGGAATATTGAAACGTCAACATAAACAACCAGATGGCGACAGCAATATCGAACAGGATACGCTTCTTAAAGATAACAGTAAATTTTTATTAATCCCCGGCGACTTAAGTCGGCCCCATCATCATGAGTTCTCAGTAAGCATTTATGAAAAATTAAATGCGCATACCATAGCGGAGCTTATAAAAGATCAAGACATATTTCAACGATATGTGCATCAGACGGTTTCAATGGATGAATTGTTCTTAAAAGGCATTGTATGCGACACATTAATAAGTCCAGATAGTGAGGTTTAGGATGCTCTGGCTTCCTCGTGCCTTTCCAGACGAACTGCTTATCAGTCGACTGATAAGATTTGTGACGATTGCTGGATGGAGCGGACTTTCAGAAATATACAACCTGATGGGTTCTAAAAAAAGATGTATACATCCTACGTTGACCGCATCTTTATGTAAATTAGCTTCTCAGAATATTGATGAGGCTAATTGTTTATTAATGCATCAGACACTTGCACCACTATATATGTATTATCTTCCACGTCATGCAAGTGAAATTAAGAATGCGTTATTTTCTGATAACAGTAGTAAAGCTCTTCGGGAATGCCAGTTTCCATCTTTTGGTACGGAAAGTTCACTAATACTCAAAAGCTGCCCACAATGTGCTGAAAAAGACATCGCTGCATATGGAGTATCGTACTGGCACAGAATGCATCAGATTCCCGGAATAAGCGTTTGTGCGAGCCATCAGGTTTCTCTCAATGTCGATTCACTCAATCAACGTCAAAGGTTAATTTCAGGTTTTTTACCAAGTCCTGTGAGGCCCTGTACACTGGGAGATGAGGACAGTTTCCAGTTCGCACAGTTTACAAATGCCATCTTACAAAAATTAAGTAATAGCCAAATAAACATTTCAGCAGTCATTCAATACAGGAACAAACTACGTCAGGATGGTTTTGTAACACAACAGGGGAGAGTAAGACATCATAAACTGATGAGTGCATTCTTTAATGATATTAGTGATTCATCTCTGCCGAGTAATCAATTTCTTCCTTCTGATGAAAATGACTATGGCTATCTGTACCACCTTCTGAATATGGAATTTAGTGTTCATCCCGGAAGACATTTGATATTTGCATTTTGGTTGTTCAGGTCAATTGAGAACATCATGAATTGTATTCAGTACTCATTCAATGATCAGTATGAAGTACACGATATTAAAGAACCTGTCTTTCAGCCTTCAATTGACATCATTCCAGTTCTGTCTAAGGATATTTCCATGAATCAGATGAGTGTAATTTTAGGAAAGAGCCGTTGTTTCATCAAACGCATCGCTGCTCTGCAAGGAATAAAACTAAAATGTTATCCTAAAAAGCTAACTGAGGAATTAAGACATAACATTGAGTCTTTAGGCTATTTAGGTTTTCACCGTAAGGCTATCGCTGAAAGATGTCAAATCGGTGTAGGTAGTGTTGAGTCAGTAATCTCTTCCTGCAAGGGACTTGTTGCCCGTAGGAAATTATGTCACTACCAGTCATCCTTACGGCGAAATAAATTTAAGATTGTGCATTGCAGAAAAATAAATCCTGATATCACGAGAAATGAGATCAGGAAAATTTATAACGCTCAATTTTTCTGGCTTTATCATCATGAGAGATCATTGTTAGAGTCAATTTTGCCACCTGCAATGCCTGCCAAGGGCGCAAAATTAAGGAGTTAAATAGAATGAAAATATATGATGATGAATCTATTAATAGTTACTTGTTTAGGTGCCTACATGTTTATGGTATCAACTCCTTTCAAAGTGTTATCGGGAATAATGGGCTTTGGCATTCTCTTCCTCAAGCTCCTGTTCAGTTAGTACCCTATTTACAGATGCTCCCCGACATGATGCTGTTTAAATCTTTGCAGCGGGAAGGGTATTTTAATGTCCGATGTAATAGCAGAGGGACCCCGTTAGAAATAATAGCGTTATTACGTCGCGTATATGGAGGCTCACATAAAACTACAAATTATAAAGGTTCGAGCGAGGTTCTATTTTGTCAGGTT includes:
- a CDS encoding transposase, which translates into the protein MKRDNNFLLIQGLIEEPLFLLELISNQRSGILTEHAKSHNTYSNKIYRFLNKYWMYGQIKNALLPAWYNSGGKGVNRIAGDVKRGSPGKISPFMDAKSVYRNVSEEDKKIFIKSIREFSTKGKKKSLHSIYDDMSKHYYRNEIYQAEKENIQPVLPSYDSFRYWIKKLIPESELVQYQSSSKNFALNKRALIGSATDHTEVPGSCFELDATVLDVHIVSSFNREWILGRPTVYLVIDKESRMVVGLHVSMEYASWRAGRQALVNAFTNKKRYCSQFGLQIDDAEWPCHHLPQKLLCDRGEFVCEQPEILVVPVIGTLLIAPSGRADMKGIVERHFKILNDNLVHQLSGTTNGKTYVRGEKDPRLDACFTLQEVTVLLIEQILEHNHSTKNTLLKQSSLMVATDLPLTPQNYWNIHLNNHRHALRCASESEIRSQLLPPITVSMTDRGIRLNKEMFYQWDSPEFSDLKIIARNSGRWKLEARVDQDNSDFIYVKMFDGGSFVRCDLMRMSALFGKKHNADIECVMDWNKRRTSLPDITMQSVKRYDVQQEIIHKAEKNQKEAKTTKSKSQRLKKISQHRQDAIKSSRFNEDEFISEIDYVDDVLSNQYKKIKSNQISQLKRIRTKSNEDKAG
- a CDS encoding ATP-binding protein, coding for MRVVTASYHLAILPEHQGNPLIESLPKKVSDADLGIQLSSYPNATPQERKLEPIFRTEYLARLKDLRQPLPVYINCFRAIETAIKEGYSTKNPLSPTTANYIHYMVDNRPEISPVTGFFSPKGCGITVIGESGVGKTCMLEQILNCYPDVIEHKSYNREDIFIRQVVWLKVDCPADSSIKALCYSILTELDNKLGSVPVKRAATIPLLLEQIEARIKSCFLGILVIDEMQNLNLAKTGGADRLLSFIHSLVNNLGIPVLFCANPPFNELLAKTLKTARRAESNGYFEITLLENDDEWMLFIEELWLLQWTRVYTPLTPELSDKLFELSVGNIELAVRIFRECQRLLIGQANEEITPEVLDYSASTSIRASKQAVDEIRLKRSLGILKRQHKQPDGDSNIEQDTLLKDNSKFLLIPGDLSRPHHHEFSVSIYEKLNAHTIAELIKDQDIFQRYVHQTVSMDELFLKGIVCDTLISPDSEV
- a CDS encoding TnsD family Tn7-like transposition protein; translation: MLWLPRAFPDELLISRLIRFVTIAGWSGLSEIYNLMGSKKRCIHPTLTASLCKLASQNIDEANCLLMHQTLAPLYMYYLPRHASEIKNALFSDNSSKALRECQFPSFGTESSLILKSCPQCAEKDIAAYGVSYWHRMHQIPGISVCASHQVSLNVDSLNQRQRLISGFLPSPVRPCTLGDEDSFQFAQFTNAILQKLSNSQINISAVIQYRNKLRQDGFVTQQGRVRHHKLMSAFFNDISDSSLPSNQFLPSDENDYGYLYHLLNMEFSVHPGRHLIFAFWLFRSIENIMNCIQYSFNDQYEVHDIKEPVFQPSIDIIPVLSKDISMNQMSVILGKSRCFIKRIAALQGIKLKCYPKKLTEELRHNIESLGYLGFHRKAIAERCQIGVGSVESVISSCKGLVARRKLCHYQSSLRRNKFKIVHCRKINPDITRNEIRKIYNAQFFWLYHHERSLLESILPPAMPAKGAKLRS